The following proteins are co-located in the Silene latifolia isolate original U9 population chromosome 1, ASM4854445v1, whole genome shotgun sequence genome:
- the LOC141600094 gene encoding uncharacterized protein LOC141600094: MPRNRTIIHDEVPEEEDDDSEEEEEDSDSEEEEDGNSNNDDSDSDDEESVELLVLDPAAMPCRPEAEQQPEEEDDDDGGNEWSRQDVDGLFCPICMEPWCSSGEHLPSCLSCGHMFGMSCIKKWLGQCRSSGKAVKCPQCNKKCTLKDIRRVYGSRVVVVDEESQKRIKSLEDKCNSLKKKDEEWRKKEVEWRMKLSVLQKKEACWRQKYDELNERTSNLERSVEELGKKSLKPIFPVQWNSGNKLGLNHNPESAASFELQQDLQLNGARYFDVDHVGQILVIARRPTQINGPHFLTKMSLDSPSEQDDVLLPSTVKSVRDLHVSPSGRFALLASMGKKLSVVSLESNNIVVNYDLPVAAWSCSWDINNPNYVYAGLQNGMISVFDLRQTARPLETRVGLTNNPVHTIYSLLGNSLIPSGSKNLLTASSVGLCQWDIGGEQTQPTLIKETVNQGVCISLAYCQSKENIVATFRPKVEIPDYNNSISQVSQTQSQNIGQNVLGSHVLFNRLDSGYQSSGSICAYVPGIRLPKSTILKMGDDTSLFACGDGSTTNLALQELPSLTVTHCLQSNHTVRDVKYVTSVKSNLLCCLSDDRVQFFSQKLL; encoded by the exons ATGCCGCGTAATCGTACAATTATCCACGACGAAGTACCGGAAGAAGAAGACGACGAtagcgaagaagaagaagaagacagcgacagcgaagaagaagaagacggtAACAGCAACAACGACGACAGCGATAGTGACGACGAAGAATCCGTTGAGCTTCTGGTTTTAGATCCGGCTGCGATGCCGTGTCGTCCTGAAGCAGAACAACAaccagaagaagaagatgatgatgatggcggAAATGAGTGGAGTCGACAGGATGTTGACGGTTTGTTTTGTCCTATTTGTATGGAACCTTGGTGTTCTTCCGGCGAACATTTACCTAG CTGTCTCTCTTGTGGGCACATGTTCGGAATGTCTTGCATAAAAAAGTGGCTTGGACAGTGTAGAAGCTCAGGAAAGGCAGTAAAG TGTCCACAATGCAACAAGAAGTGTACATTGAAGGATATAAGGAGGGTTTATGGATCGCGTGTTGTAGTAGTAGATGAAGAATCACAAAAG AGAATAAAATCTCTTGAAGATAAATGTAATTCTCTTAAGAAAAAG GATGAAGAATGGCGTAAAAAGGAAGTTGAGTGGCGTATGAAATTGTCAGTCTTGCAGAAGAAAGAGGCATGTTGGCGTCAAAAATATGATGAACTAAATGAG AGAACAAGCAACCTGGAACGCTCTGTGGAAGAGTTAGGAAAGAAATCACTAAAGCCTATTTTTCCTGTTCAATGGAATTCAG GTAACAAATTAGGATTAAATCATAATCCAGAATCGGCTGCCTCATTTGAATTGCAG CAAGACTTGCAGTTAAATGGTGCACGGTACTTTGATGTCGATCATGTAGGTCAGATTTTAGTTATAGCAAGAAGACCTACACAGATTAATGGACCACACTTTCTTACAAAG ATGAGTCTAGATTCCCCATCTGAGCAAGATGACGTGCTGCTTCCCTCTACGGTCAAATCAGTTAGAGATCTGCATGTTTCTCCTTCTGGTAGATTTGCACTATTGGCTTCAATGGGGAAGAAACTGTCAGTTGTCAG CTTGGAGAGCAACAACATTGTCGTCAATTATGATTTACCG GTTGCTGCGTGGTCATGTTCTTGGGATATCAACAATCCAAATTACGTTTATGCAGGCTTGCAG aatgGAATGATTTCAGTGTTTGATTTGCGGCAAACTGCGAGGCCTTTGGAGACGAGGGTTGGACTGACTAATAACCCTGTTCATACCATATACTCACTTCTGGGGAATTCACTGATTCCTTCAGGATCTAAGAACCTTCTTACTGCTTCATCAGTTGGCTTGTGCCAATGGGACATTGGCGGTGAACAGACACA GCCTACCTTGATTAAAGAAACAGTAAATCAAGGTGTTTGTATATCACTTGCTTATTGCCAGAGCAAAGAAAATATTGTCGCTACATTTCGGCCCAAAGTGGAGATACCTGATTATAACAATAGCATCTCTCAAGTATCACAAACCCAATCCCAGAACATCGGACAAAATGTTCTTGGCTCACATGTCCTCTTTAACAGACTGGATTCTGGCTATCAGTCTTCTGGGTCAATATGTGCTTATGTACCTGGGATCCGGCTCCCAAAGTCTACCATACTAAAAATGGGGGATGACACCTCTTTATTTGCTTGTGGAGACGGTTCGACAACTAACTTGGCCTTGCAAGAGTTGCCATCATTAACAGTCACTCATTGCCTCCAATCAAATCATACTGTTCGTGATGTGAAGTATGTGACTTCTGTCAAATCCAATTTGCTTTGCTGCTTGAGTGATGACAGGGTGCAGTTTTTCAGTCAAAAGCTTCTATGA
- the LOC141641223 gene encoding protein FAR1-RELATED SEQUENCE 5-like: protein MALDFDLNNLYEEGLAYKSSEELAAFAHSYAYKKGFSWYRMPFSPFIGVNQHGNSIAFTCALVTRDYEESFEWVFAKFLECMGKAPSVILTDQERAIGNAIKKNFPNTHHRLCLWHILKNAGKNLGKHPLWNDISSDLNLAVHDSLEVHDFEIAWKEMVRKYGIEKCSWVTESYLIRESWVPAYWRGIFCAGMSSTQRSEQQNRFFKTYVNGRTTLSQFAQKIEEALKLKVEEETANNHDCTEKPYKIECNLLVEQVFHKLYTKKIYKLVRDEVIGLIYTNVDPPRRLGHSVIFNIEDKKVAPFGKCKKYWVDIDRSMGLLK, encoded by the exons ATGGCTCTTGATTTTGATCTCAATAACTTGTATGAAGAAG GTTTGGCTTACAAGTCATCTGAAGAACTCGCAGCTTTCGCCCATTCATACGCATATAAGAAGGGGTTTTCATG GTATCGCATGCCTTTTTCCCCTTTCATAGGGGTGAATCAACATGGGAATTCAATTGCTTTTACTTGTGCTTTGGTTACGCGTGATTATGAAGAAAGTTTTGAGTGGGTTTTTGCCAAGTTTTTAGAATGCATGGGTAAAGCTCCATCAGTTATATTGACAGACCAGGAAAGAGCAATTGGTAATGCAATTAAAAAAAACTTCCCAAACACTCACCACAGGCTCTGCCTTTGGCACATATTGAAAAATGCTGGTAAAAATCTGGGAAAACATCCACTTTGGAACGATATCTCAAGTGACCTTAATTTAGCAGTTCACGACAGTTTGGAGGTGCATGATTTTGAGATAGCATGGAAGGAAATGGTTCGTAAATATGGTATTGAAAAATGTTCGTGGGTGACGGAGTCGTATTTGATCAGGGAGAGTTGGGTCCCCGCATATTGGCGTGGGATATTTTGTGCTGGTATGTCGTCGACGCAGAGGAGTGAGCAACAAAACCGGTTTTTCAAAACTTATGTCAATGGGAGGACTACTTTAAGTCAGTTTGCCCAGAAAATTGAGGAAGCCTTGAAATTGAAAGTGGAGGAGGAGACCGCGAACAATCACGATTGCACAGAGAAACCGTATAAGATTGAGTGCAACTTACTTGTTGAGCAGGTTTTCCATAAATTGTATACTAAGAAGATATATAAGTTGGTACGTGACGAGGTAATTGGGTTAATTTATACGAACGTTGATCCGCCGAGAAGACTTGGGCATAGTGTGATATTTAACATTGAAGATAAAAAAGTGGCGCCATTTGGTAAGTGTAAGAAATATTGGGTTGATATTGACAGAAGTATGGGACTGCTCAAGTGA